The genomic window GGCCTTCTGGTCGTGGAGGTCGTTGCCCCGGTTGCCTGCCTCGAGGACATCGTCGGCGTAGCGGCAGGCAACGGCATAGAGCTGATGCAGGGCGAAGAACGCGGCGTTGCCCTCCCAGGTGGGGTCCGAGAACCGTCTGTCCCTGGGGTCCGGGTCGACGGGTGGGCTGACCGACAGCCCCGTCGCACGTGCGGCAGCGGCCAGCGGGGTCTGGGCCAGGCCGAGTGCCAGCCGGGCGGTCGCCCTGGTGAACCCGCCGGTGTTGGTCACCGCACGCGCTGCGACGGTGCCGGACGCGGGGATGAGCCCGAGCGGGTCAAGTTTTGCCTGTGCGGGCCGGATGAGGTTGGCCAGCGCAGACCGCGTGTCGGCCGCGGGGAGGCCGGTGTCGGTGGGGGTCAACTCGGTCGCGGTCATGTGTGTCCTGTCATCGGGCCGGGGCTTCCTCCCACGATAGCGCGGGGCTCGACGGCTAGGATGACTCGTGTGACCAGCATGAATTTCGGCCGCCAAGTGGGCGAGATTATTCGGCGCCAGCGAGAGCTGGCGGCCTTGCCGATGCGCCAGGTGGCTGGCATGGTCGGCATCTCAGGTCCCTATCTCTCACAGATCGAGAACGGTCTGCGGGCCCCGAGCGACCAGGTGCTGCGCAACCTCGCCGAGACACTCGGCATACCCCTGGACGACCTGATGGACGAGAGCGCCGACGACGACGCTGCCGCAGAGGACGCGTTCAAGGAAGTCATCAAGGCCGACCCCAACCTCACGGCAGCCCAGCGCAGGGCCATCCTCGAGGTCTATTCATCGATGGTCGCGGCGACCCGCTCGCAGCGACAGACGAGGGACTGAACCCGCAAAGACCTCATCGGGCCTACATTTGACCCATGCTCATCGGGCGTGCACCTGAGCAGCGGACTCTTGAGGCACTGGCCGCAGGAGCCCGCGTCGGGCGCAGTGGTGTGCTCGTCGTCGTCGGCGAGGCGGGCTGCGGCAAGACCGCGCTGCTGGACCACCTGGCGGCCACCATCCACGACATGGACGTATGCCGTGTGGTCGGCACGGAGGCCGAGCGCGACCTCGGTTTTGGTGGGCTCTCCCAGCTAGTGGGCGTGCAGACAGGCGCCGTGGAGGAGCTGCCGGAGCCGCAGGCCCGTGCGCTGGCGGTGGCGCTCAACCTCCGGACCGGGACCGACGTCGACCGGATGGCCGTGGGGGCGGGCACGCTCGGTCTGCTGAGTCGTCGCGCGGAGAGCCAACCCCTGGCTGTGCTCCTTGACGACGCACACCTGTTGGACCACTCGTCGGCCCAGGCCATCACCTTCGCGGCCCGGCGACTGCTGGCCGATCCGATCCTGCTCGTCGCTGCAGTCCGGGCAGGGGAGGACAGCCCCTTGTTGTCGGCCGGCCTGCCAGTCCTGGAGCTGGGCGGTCTGGGGACGGCAGCTGCTGGTGAACTGCTCTCCGAGCGCTCAGGCCGGCGCTTCACGGCCGGACAGATCGAGCGGCTGGTCCGTGCCACGCGGGGCAACCCACTTGCCCTCCTCGAGCTGGGCGATGATCTGGAGGCGCTTGACAGCCTGGGTCCTGACGACCCGGTCGCGGTCCGGTCCGCGCTCGCCAGGTCCTTCTTGAGCCGCACCGGGAAGCTCACGGCTGCGGCCCGGTCAGCGCTCGTCGTGGCAGCGTGCTCCAATGGTGATCCGCTGGTGGTCCACGGGGCCTGCCGTGCCCTCGGCATCGACCACGAGGGCCTTGCGGAGGCCGCCGACGCCCGGCTGATCGCCGTGACCGGCACCATCGAGTTCCGACACCCGCTCGTGCGGGCCGCCGTCGTCGGCGCCGCCGCACCCGAGGAGTTGCGGGCGGTGCACGCGGCACTGGCGGAGGCGACCGCCGCTGACGATCCCGACGGACGGACCTGGCACCTGGCTGCCGCAGCCTCCGGTCCGGACGACGAGGTTGCTGCGGCCCTTGACCGGGTCGCGGTGCGCGCGCGGGAACGGTCGGCCTATGACGTGGCCTCCTCTGCCCTGGAGCGGGCCGGGCGGCTCGCGTCGTCACCGGGAGCGCGGGGGGCTCGGTTGCTGGAGGCCGCCGAGTGCGGGTGGATCTCCGGCCAGGGACAGCGGGCCCTCACGCTGCTCGAACAGGCTGGCGAGCCGGGCTCACCGGATCTGGTTGCTCGGGCCGGTCACCTGCACGGCACCATCGCGGTCCGGACCGGCTCAATCCCAGAAGCCATCAAGGTCTTTAGCAGTGCGGCGCAACACGTTCAGGCCAGCCACCCGGACGCCGCCGCGGAGCTCTGGGCCGATGCCGTGACCGCTGCCTTGACCGCGGCTGACACCCGGTTCCTGCGCGTGGCCGCCACGGCGTTGACGGAGCTAGAACCACGGCTGACCGACGCCAGGTCGCGGATCCTGGGTGCACTGGCGACCGGGATGGCGCTCACGCTCACCGGAGGGGGTGGCGCGGACCGGATCCGGGCGTCCGTCCACCACCTGGCCACCAGCGACACGCTGCGAGCAGACCCGATGCGCGCGCAGTGGCTGGTGCTCGGGCCCCTGTTCCTGAGGGAGGAGGGGCGCTATAGGGCCCTGGTGCAGGAGGCGTTGACCGAGACCAGGGCCGCTGCTGCGATCGGGGAGCTGGCACACCTGCTGTGGCTTGTGGCCCTCGATGACGCTGCCTCGGACGGATGGTCCCGGGCGGACTCCGAGTTCCAGGAGAGTGTCGCGTTGGCCCGAGAGCTGGGACACACGACCGACCTGGCGCTGGCCCTGGCAGGCCTGGCCAGTTTGGATGCCCGGATGGGACGGGGGCCGGCGTGTCGCGAGCACGCCGTGGAGGCCATCGGACTCTGCGCCGAGAAGGACATCGTGATCGGTCGGGTGTGGGCGAGGTTGGCTCTGGGCGAGCTCGAGCTGGGTGCCGGACGGGCGGAAGAAGCCCTGGTTGAGCTGGACCAGGTCGACGCCATCCTCTCGGAGTCAGGCCTGCAGGACATGGACATCCACCCGGGTCCCGCTCGAGTGGAGGCCCTGATGCGGCTCGGACGGGTCGACGAGGCCACCAGGGTGGGCCAGGAGCTGCACCGGCTGAGCACTGCCAAGGGGCAGGCATGGGCGCTTGCTCGTGCGGAGCGGGCGCTGGGGATGGTGGCTGAGGGCGAGGCCGCGGACGAGCACTTTGCGATGGCGGCGCAGTTGCACGACGGCACCCCGGACCAGTTCGAGGCCGCGCTGACCGCGTTGGCCCACGGGGCCTCACTGCGCCGCCGGCGCCGTCGTCGCGACGCGAGGGTGCTGCTGCGCGCAGCACTCGAGGGTTTCGAGCAGCTCGGTGCCGCCCAGCGCGCCGAACAGGCCGCCGTCGAGCTCACCGCGACAGGAGAGACAGCCCAGCGACGCGGCGCGAGCAAACTCACGACGCTGACCGCTCAGGAGCGCCAGATCGCCGAGCTGCTCAGCGAGGGACAGACGACCAGAGCGGCCGCCACCGCCCTGTTCCTGAGTCCGAAGACAGTGGAATACCACCTGCGCCACGTCTACACCAAGCTGGGGGTGCGATCCCGGGCGGAGCTGACCGAGGCGCTGGCTGAGCACTGAGGACGGTGGACTCAGAGCAGGTCAGCCAGCATCGCGGCCGCACGCGCAGCGCCGTCGGTCTCCACAGGGCGATAGTCGACGACCCGGTCCAGCTCGGTCAGGACTGCCGCGGCCAGGGCGTCGGGGTCAGCGGCCTCTTCGTAGGGCAGGTGACGGCCGGCGCCATACCGCTCCAACCGGTGTCGCACGTGGAAGTTCTGTTCGAAGTGGTGGCGCAGCGGCACATAGACGAAGGGCCGGCGCCCGGCAGTGAGCTCCATGCAGGTGGTCAGACCGCCCTGCACCACCGCCAGGTCGGAGGCGGCCAGGTGTCGATACAGGTCGGGCAGGAAGCCGCGGACGTTGACACCGCGCCGTCTGGGGAGTGAACGGGGGTCGATCCGTGGCCCTGTCACGACGATGAACCGCAGGTCCGGCGCGGCTCTCCGGGCCAGCGGCACGGCGTCCAGGACTCGCTCCAGCAGTGGTCTGCCCACCCCGGTGCCGCCCACGGTGACGACACACACCCGCTCGTCCTGCGGCATACCAAGTTGGTGGCGCAGCTCTGCGCGGTCCGGCAACGCCGCGGGGTCGAAGCCGGTGACATAGCCGGCGAAGTCGAAGTTCTTGCCCATCCAGTCCGGGATCTGCGGCAGGCCGTCGCCGAAGGAGTCCGGCACCACATCCTCGGGTGAGCCGACGAAGATCGAGCGGTCCCGCACCCGGGCGAAGCGAGCGCGCTGCTCGATCATCTCGGCGTTGTAGTCGGCCGTCAGAGCAGCCTCCTCCGGCCCCCCGTCCGGCATCGGCAGCCACCCCACGAAGTCGGTCATCCAGGCGAAGTTGAACGTCTTGAGCTCGGGGTTCTCGTGCAGGAAGTAGTCCACGTCCCAGGCCTCGTCCCCCACGACCAGGTCGTAGTGCTCGTCCGCCACAAGGTCCTGGAAGACCATAAAGTTGTGCACCAGGATCGCGTCCATCCGCCGGATCGCCTGGAAGGCGTGCAGGTCGTGCTCACCGGACTCGTGCTCGACGTGGGTGGACTCGCTGGCGAGCCAGGCCGAGGCTGGGTGGACCCGCTCTCCCGCGGCCTCCAGCACCCGGGTCACCGGGTGCTGGGCGAGCCAGTCGACCTCGATGTCCGGCTCCAGGCGGCGCAGCTCCTGCACGACGGCCAGGTCGCGGGCGGCGTGCCCGAGACCGATGGGCGAGGACAGATAGAGCACACGCCTGCGCCGGGAGGGGGCGAAGGTCCAGGTGGTGGGCTCGGTCGGACGATCGGTGGACCCGATGACCGGCGCACAGGCGGAGGTCGCGAACTCGTGGATCAGCCGGTTGATCTGGACCGGGGAGCGGGACATGAGTCCGTGCCCGCCGCCCTCGATCAGGACGAGCCGGCCCCCGGTCAGCTCGGCAATCCGGCGACCGACGGCGTCGGATCGGACCCGGTCGTCGGTGCCGTGCACCACGAGCACCGGACAGGTGACGCGCTGGGCAGCCTCGTCGATCGACCGGCACACGACGCCGTCGCAACCGAGTCGTCCGAGGTTGGCGTCGACAAGAGTCTGCGGGTCGGTCTGCTCCGACCAGCGCAGGGCGTCCTCGAGCTGCTTGGTGGAGTGCGGCTCGGTGAACATCTGGTGGAAGAAGAAGTCGCGGAAGTCGGCAAAGTCGCCCTCGGTCCAGTAGTACCGGTTGTATTTGGCCCAACCCTGCGTCGGGTCCAACCGCTCGTCGAAGGCGTGGGCATCCCGCACCGGCTGGCTGACGCTGACTCCGCACGAGGGGGAGAGCGCGAAGACCCCGTCGACTCGGTCGGGGTGGTCGGCGGCGGTCTGGATCGCCCAGGACGCCGCGCACGAGAGCGCGACCAGAACCGCCCGCTCGGTCCCGGTGGCATTCAGCACCGCCGTCACATCGGCTGCGCACTCGTCGTTGGAGTATGCCGAGGCACCGGTGGGGCGCCCAGAGGCACCCGTGCCCCGGCCGTCGAAGGTGACGACGCGGAAGTGCCGGGAGAGGTAGCCGACCTGCGCCTTCCAAAAGCGGGAGTCGAAGATCTGCCAGGTGGGCAGGAGCAGCAGGGTCCGCGGCCCGGTGCCGTAGGTCTGCCAGGCCAGGTCGACACCGTCGCGGACGGTGACCCCGGTCGTGGCCGGCTCGACGGCCGTGTCGGTCTGGTCGCTCAAGCCGGCCACCGGGCTCACATCCTCACTTCGAAGACGTTGTTGAACGGGGTGCTGGCGACCGTGCGGAACTGGGTGAACCCGGCTGCGGTGGTGACGTCGCGGATTCTGGCCGGCCCCGCCTGGGTGCCCAGGGCAGTGCCGACATCCTGGGCGAGGGACGTCGGTGTGCACAGCAGGGTGGAGAACGCGTAGTAGACACGGCCCACCGGGTTGAAGTTCTCCTCAGGCCGGTCCCCGGCGATCGGCTCGACGATCATCCAGGTGCCATCGGGGGCGAGGATCTCCTTGACCTGACGGGCGGCGCCCACGGGGTCGCCCATGTCGTGCAGGCAGTCGAACATGGTGACCAGGTCATAGCCTCCACCGGGGTGCTCCGTGCTGTCGGTGGTCTGGAACGTGGCTCGTCCGTCCACGCCTGCCTCGGCTGCCCGCTGTCGAGCAACCTCGATCGAGCCCGCGTGGTAGTCGGTGCCGAGGACGGTGCTGTTCGGGAAGGCCTGCGCGATGAGGATCGCGGGTGCGCCATGGCCACTCCCGATGTCGGCGACCTTCGCGCCACGCTCCAACTTGGCCACCACGCCGTCGAGAGCAGGCAGCCAGCCGTTCACGAGGTTGGCCAGGTAGCCGGGCCTGAAGAATCGTTCGCACCCGGCGTGGACGTCCGTGTTGTGCTCGTGCCAGCCGTAGCCGGCGCCGGTGCGGGCGGCCGCCACGATGTGCGGTGCGTCGCGCACCGTGCCGTGGACGAACTGGAACAGCCCCTGCACGTAGCCGGGGCAGCTCGGGTCGGTCAGGGCGGCCGCGTGCTCGGGCGAGATGCTGAACAGCCCGGCCTCGGGGTCGTAGTCGATGTAGTCGCCGGCGGCCTGGGCATTAAGCCATTCGCGGGCGTAGTGCTCATCGGTGTCGGTGGCCCGGGCGAGCTGAGGTGCGTTGAGCGGGCCGAGGTCGGCCAGGGCGCGGTAGTAGCCGAGCTGGTCGCCCATCACGACGAGGGCGCCGTTCAGGCTAGCTCCGACCTCGTCGACGGCCCGGAAGACAAAACCCATCAGCTTGTCGGGGTCGAGCTCGGTCGCCGGGGGAGGGGTGGTGGTGATGGCCATGGTAGTGATCCTTCGCATCTAGTGTGGCCCGCAGATCGTGGCTCCGCTAGCCCGTGCCACCAGACTCATCCCTTCGGGCCACTCACCGCATCAGGTGCTCCACCTAGTCCTGACGCCGACGCAAGCCTCGCACATGTGTGCTAATATGGTGGTAGTTGGAGGGAGCGGGCGCAGTGCCCACACAGGTGAGGGGAAGGGGGGTAGTGATGTCGACCGAAGTGTTAGCCGACCGGCTGGAGCGGTTGTTGAGCGCTGCTCCTGGGCTGGAGCGTGGTCGTGGCGGGCTCTGGCGTGGGACCTGGCCGTTGCCTCCCATCACGCCGCAGCCAGTTGATGAGCCGACCCCGGAGCCCGATGACGACATCTCGCAGGATGAGGCTGCGGAGCAACTGCGCGCGGTGCTGGCGCGCCTGGGCGTTGGGTCGGGTGTGGCGGAGGCGTTGACGAGCGCGTCGCTGGCGTGTGCCACCGTCGCCAGCTCCGACGCGGGGCGCAAGCACCTGGAAGCGCCGCGGTTGCTGGAACACGGCAGTGACCTGCTGGGTGCGATCGAGTCCCTCACCGCGGCCGCGGGGCACCTGGAGTCGGTCGTCCTGTCCGCGGCGAAGCGGTTGACCTGGGTGCACGGCAAGCTGCTGCTGCGCGAGAAGGGCGCGACCAGCCCAGAGGAGCTCTCGGCCTCTCAGAAAGAGAAGTGGCGCTCTCGGGCGAAGTCCAAGGCCCGCACCGACATCGAGGCAGGGATCGGGTGGGGTGAGGGCGAGGTGCGCGACCTGGTCGCTGTCGCCAACTCCGCGGTTGAGGTCTTGGGCCCGGTCCAGCACAGCCTGCGGATCGGGGAGTCGTCCTGGCGGTTGGTCCGCAGTTACTACCGGGCCTGCACCGGCATGGCCCACGAAGACGGGGCCGCGATCGCCAACGGCTTCTTCGGCACCGACCCAGGCGCTGCGGTCACCGAACGCCTCGACTCCGCCGGGAGCTTTCTGGGTGGGCCGTGGCGGCACAAGGAGTTCTACCGGGCCCTGAAACGCGAGATCGCCCGGGTCAATGCCCAAGACCCCGAGAAGCAGAAAGAGGCTGACGCTGCCGCGAAAGCCAACGCCGACACCCACCTGATGCTCGATGAGAACGGCACCGGCACCTTCATGATCGGGACCACCGCCCTGGAGGGGACCGCGATCAACGAACGGATCGACGCCGCCGCCCGCCGGGCCCGCGCCCTGGGCGACCCACGCAGCCAGCGTCAGCTGCGGTGCGCGATCGCGACCGCGTTGCTGCTGAAAGGGACCGTCGACCTCTCGGCCATCCCCGACGACCCGGACCAGGTCACCATCGAACAGTCTGAACAGCTGGCCCGGGTCCTGTCCGGGCTACCGCCGGCCACCCTGGACGTCATCGTCCCCCTCACCACCCTCCTGGGCGCTGATCCTGAAGGCACCCCGATCCCGGCCGCGTTCACAGCCCAGCACGGCACCACCGGCAGCACCGGCAGCACCGAAGGCCCAGGCGGTCCGGGTTGCACCTGCACCTGCACCTGCGGGGCCAGCACGACATCGGGTGCTGAGGCGACGGCGGGCTCCGGTGCTGACCCGACAGGCTCCGGCAACCCACCAGGTCCCGGCCTGAGGGGACAACCCTGCCCCGACCCCGCCGCTCACACCCCGAGCCACCCTGACGACCCTGACGCCGACCCCGGTGCTCACGCCCCGAGCCACCCTGACGACCCTCATGACGCTGACGCCGACCCTCACGACCCTGACGACGATGCTGATGCTGATGATCCTTATGGCTTGGTCGATGACAAGGTCCGCCTGCCGGATGTGGGGGTGGGTGAGGTCGTCGGTCGCGAGTCACTGTTCTTGTCCCCGACACAGGTGCGTGACCTGGCCCTGGTCCCCGGCTCCACGCTGTACCGGTTGCTGACCGACCCGGCCACCGGCCGGTGTGTCGAGCGCTCGATCACCGCCTACCGCTTCGATGCCGCGATGCGCGCCCAGATCATCGCCGCTGACCGGTTCTGCCGCGCCCCCGGCTGCGTCAAGCCCGCCAAGACCTCCCAGCTGGATCACGTCCAGGAGTACGGCACCACCGGTGGGCACACCTGTGAAGCCAACGCGATGGCCCTGAGCACTACCCACCACGACAAGAAGACCAAGAAGGACGTCGATGCGATCATCAACGCCGACCGTGACGTCACCTGGACCACGTTGTTGGGGCGGATCTACACGACCAAGGCTCACGATTACAACCAGTACACCAAGCTGCTGACCGCGGCGAAGACCCAGATCGACCAGGAGATCGCCGCAGGAGCGACGCCAGCGGAGGCGATCGACGCCGCGATCTACCAAGCCCTGTCCTACCGGCCCCCCGGCTCACCCTTCGAAGCCAGGGAAGACAGTCCTGGGTGGGAGGACGACTTCACCGGCTGGGACCAGATCACCCTGACCCACACCGGCCCCGACGGGCAACGGGCCTACCGCCCCGCCCCCGACACCACCCGAGCCGAACACGAGCGCCACCAGGCCACCCGCACCCACCACGACGACGCGAGCGATGGCGACGGTGAACAGCACCACGAGCACGGCGACGACAAGCGCGACGATGGTCACACTGGGCGAGCCCCCTGGGATGAACCCCTCGGCGAACCACCCTTCTGACGCGGTGCTCCTGCGGCGCCGGCCTGTTGGACCTGGCCGCCACCGCGTCTGAGAGCATGGGTCGCGTGCGCGACATCACCTCCGAAGTCTTCGACGCCGTCCTGTTCGACAACGACGGCACTCTGATCGACTCCCGCGATGCCGTGGTCCGCTCCTGGCTGGCCTGGGCCGCCGACAACGGTGTGGCCGCCGAGGCATTGATCGGCTTTCACGGTGTGCCTAGCAGCAGCATTATCGCGGACGTGGCCCCACACCTCGATCCGGTCTCCGCGACCGCCGACATTGACGGTCGTGAGCTGGCGGACCTAGAGGGCATCGTGGCCCTGCCGGGCGCGACGGAGGCGATCGCCGCGGTCGGCTGGCGCGGCGCGATCGTCACCTCCGCCACCAGAGAGCTCGTGACCGTGCGACTGGCCGCGGCTGGCTTCACGGCACCCGAGGTGCTGGTCAGCGCAAACGACATCAGCCGTGGCAAACCAGATCCCGAGCCCTACCTCATCGCGGCCGAGAAGCTCGCCGTCGACCCGACCCGGTGCCTCGTGGTCGAGGACGCACCGGCCGGGCTGCGGTCGGGGCGCGCGGCGGGGGCCGCGACGGTCGCCGTGGTGACCACCAGCAGCGTCGAAGAGCTCGAGCCGCTGGCGGACCTTGTGGTCGATGACCTGTCGGCGCTGACGTTCACGTTGGAGGACGAAGGGGTCAGGGTCTCGCGTCGTTGACCATCGCGCCGCCGCACTGACGGCGCCCCCTTGTATGGTGCGATCGTCGGCGGTGCATTCCGTCGGCATTTCAAGCAAAGGAGCGCGTGTGCTGATCGGCGTCCCCACTGAGTCCACGTCCGGCGAGACACGTGTGGCGGCCACGCCCAGCACGGTGCGCAAGCTGATCGCCCTGGGCCACGACGTCGTCGTGCAGTCCGGTGCGGGGGAGCGGGCCAGCTATCCGGACGAGCAGTATGCCGAGGCGGGCGCCCGTCTTGACTCCGGCCCGGGCGTCTGGGACGCCGACTTCGTGGCAAAGATCGAGGCGCCCAGCACCGACGAGGTGAGCCAGCTGCAGGCAGGATCATTCCTGGCCACCCAGCTCGGCCCAGCCCAGCGGCCTGAGCTGCTCGCAGCCCTCGCAGAGCGTGGGGTCACCGCACTGGCGATGGACGCGGTGCCCAGGATCTCCCGGGCCCAGTCGCTGGACGTCCTGTCCTCGATGACCAACATCGGGGGCTACCGCGCGGTGATCGAGGCGGCCAACGAGTTCGGCTCCGTCTTCACCGGACAGGTCACCGCTGCTGGCACAGTGCCGCCGGCCAAGGTGTTCATCATCGGCGCCGGGGTCGCCGGGCTCGCGGCCATCGGGACCGCCAGCAGCCTGGGAGCCGTCGTGCGGGCCTTCGACATCCGGCCCGAGGTGGGCGAGCAGGTCGAGTCGATGGGCGCAGAGTTCGTGCGCATCGACCTGGGTGACCAGGACGAGAGCAGCGACGGCTACGCCAAAGAGATGGGGGAGGACCTCCAGCGCCGCGCCATGGAGGTCTATGCCCATGAGTGTGCCGAGGCAGACATCGTCATCACCACCGCGCTGATCCCCGGTCGCGACGCTCCGACCCTGGTCACTGCGGAGACTGTCGCGGCGATGCGTCCCGGCAGCGTGCTCGTGGACATGGCCGCCCGCAACGGCGGCAACTGCGAGCTGACCGTGCCGGGTGAGGTCATCACCACCCCCAACGGCGTGCGGATCGTCGGCTACACAGACCTGCCGGCCCGCCTGCCCACGCAGGCCTCCCAGCTCTATGGCACCAACATCGTCAACCTCGTCACGTTGCTGACCCCGGCCAAGGACGGTCGGGTCGTCCTGGATCTCGAGGACGAGGTCCAGCGCGGCCTGACGGTGACCCACGAGCGCAAGGTCCTCTGGCCACCGCCACCGGTCGCGGTCTCCGCCACCCCCACAAGACCGGCTGAGGCGACGCCTGTCACCCCGCCGGAACCGACCAAGCCCAAGGACCCGCGGCGGGGCTACGTCGCGATGGGGCTGGCCGCGGTCCTGTTCGCACTCGTGGCCAGCGTGTCACCGCCTGCCTTCCTCGGCCACTTCACCGTCTTCGCGCTGGCGGTCATCGTCGGCTTCTATGTGATCAGCAACGTCACGCATGCGCTGCACACGCCGCTCCTGGCGGAGACCAACGCGATCAGTGGGATCATCCTGGTCGGCGCACTGCTGCAGGTCGGCAACGAGGACGTTCTGGTGCGCAGCCTGGCCCTGGTGGCAACGGTCGTGGCCAGCATCAACGTGTTCGGCGGCTTCGCCGTGACTGGTCGGATGCTGCGCATGTTCCACCGGGGAGAGTCGGCATGACCCTCAACCTGGTGCAGGCGGCATACATCATCGCCGCGGTCCTCTTCGTCCTCTCCCTGGCGGGCCTGTCCAAGCACGAGACGGCCCGCCGCGGCAACGCGCTGGGGATCATTGGTATGACGATCGCCCTGGTGGCGACGATCTGGCTGGCTGCCGAGCGGGCCGCCAACCCCGGGCTCACCCTGGCGCTCATCGCGGCGGCGATGGCCGTGGGGGCGAGCATCGGTCTGTGGCGGGCCCGGGTCGTGGAGATGACCGGCATGCCGCAGCTGATCGCGATGCTGCACAGCTTTGTCGGCATCGCCGCCGTCCTGATCGGTTACAACGCCTACCTGTCCCCAGGGCCGCTGACCGGCTCCGAGGTGACCATCCACCTGGTCGAGGTGTTCCTCGGGGTCTTCATCGGCGCGGTGACCTTCACGGGGTCGGTGGTCGCGGCGCTCAAGCTCAGCGCCCGGATCAGCTCCAACCCCCTGATGCTGCCGCACCGGCATCTGCTCAACCTCGTGGCGCTGCTCGCCTCAGCCGGACTGCTGGTCTGGTTCATCCTCGGTCACGCACTGCTCCCGCTGCTGCTGATGACGGTCATCGGCCTCGCGTTCGGCTGGCACCTCGTGGCCTCGATCGGCGGCGGTGACATGCCGATCGTGGTGTCGATGCTCAACAGCTACTCCGGCTGGGCAGCTGCGGCCGCAGGCTTCATGCTCGGCAACGACCTGCTCATCGTGACCGGTGCCCTGGTCGGCTCCTCGGGTGCGATCCTGAGCTATCTGATGTGCCAGGGCATGAACCGCTCCTTCATCTCGGTGATCGCCGGTGGCTTCGGGACGGAGGGCGCCACCTTCGAGGCCGACGAGGACTATGGCGAGCACCGTGAGAGCAACGCCGCCGACGTGGCCGAGCTGTTGCGGCACGCCAAGTCCGTTGTCATCACCCCCGGCTACGGGATGGCGGTCGCCCGGGCGCAGTATCCCGTCGCCGACCTGACCAGCAAGCTGCGCAAGCTGGGGGTCAACGTGCGCTTCGGCATACACCCGGTCGCCGGGCGACTGCCGGGGCACATGAACGTCCTGCTCGCCGAGGCCAAGGTGCCCTACGACATCGTGCTCGGGATGGAGGAGGTCAATGAGGACCTGCCGCAGACCGACGTCGTGCTCGTCATCGGCGCCAACGACACGGTTAACCCGGCGGCTGTCGACCAGCCGAGCTCGCCGATCGCCGGGATGCCGGTGATCGAGGTGTGGAAGGCCCGTGAGGTTGTCGTGCTGAAGCGTTCGATGGCCAGCGGTTATGCCGGGGTGCAGAACCCGCTGTTCTTCCGGGACAACACCCGGATGCTCTTCGGCGACGCCAAGGATGTCGTCGAAGATGTCGTCAAGCTGCTCTGAGTCCCGGTTGTAGCTCTGCGGCTGGTCGACTTCTTCGGCCACCCGGACCGCTATGGGGAGCGCCACACGCTCACGGTCCCGGTGGGGGACCGCCTACGCCTGGCTTAGGTCACGCCTGACCGGGATAGAAGCCGACCCGGGCGAGTGGCTCGACGAGCTGCTCCTCCTCATACGACAGGTGTGACAGGAGGGTGTCGGTGAGCGCGTTGACCGCCTCGTCCAGCTGGCTGAAGTCGTCCGGCGTCGCGACAAAGGCGACCAGGGCGCGGTCCACCGCCTCGATGACGTCGTGGATCACCACGTGCTCCTGCTCGAGCCGGTCCAGCACCGGGGCCAGTGTCGTCTCCGCCGCGCGCAGGTGCGGGAAGACCGAGGCGTCCTC from Ornithinimicrobium cryptoxanthini includes these protein-coding regions:
- a CDS encoding helix-turn-helix domain-containing protein yields the protein MNFGRQVGEIIRRQRELAALPMRQVAGMVGISGPYLSQIENGLRAPSDQVLRNLAETLGIPLDDLMDESADDDAAAEDAFKEVIKADPNLTAAQRRAILEVYSSMVAATRSQRQTRD
- a CDS encoding class I SAM-dependent methyltransferase, whose amino-acid sequence is MAITTTPPPATELDPDKLMGFVFRAVDEVGASLNGALVVMGDQLGYYRALADLGPLNAPQLARATDTDEHYAREWLNAQAAGDYIDYDPEAGLFSISPEHAAALTDPSCPGYVQGLFQFVHGTVRDAPHIVAAARTGAGYGWHEHNTDVHAGCERFFRPGYLANLVNGWLPALDGVVAKLERGAKVADIGSGHGAPAILIAQAFPNSTVLGTDYHAGSIEVARQRAAEAGVDGRATFQTTDSTEHPGGGYDLVTMFDCLHDMGDPVGAARQVKEILAPDGTWMIVEPIAGDRPEENFNPVGRVYYAFSTLLCTPTSLAQDVGTALGTQAGPARIRDVTTAAGFTQFRTVASTPFNNVFEVRM
- a CDS encoding helix-turn-helix transcriptional regulator, whose translation is MLIGRAPEQRTLEALAAGARVGRSGVLVVVGEAGCGKTALLDHLAATIHDMDVCRVVGTEAERDLGFGGLSQLVGVQTGAVEELPEPQARALAVALNLRTGTDVDRMAVGAGTLGLLSRRAESQPLAVLLDDAHLLDHSSAQAITFAARRLLADPILLVAAVRAGEDSPLLSAGLPVLELGGLGTAAAGELLSERSGRRFTAGQIERLVRATRGNPLALLELGDDLEALDSLGPDDPVAVRSALARSFLSRTGKLTAAARSALVVAACSNGDPLVVHGACRALGIDHEGLAEAADARLIAVTGTIEFRHPLVRAAVVGAAAPEELRAVHAALAEATAADDPDGRTWHLAAAASGPDDEVAAALDRVAVRARERSAYDVASSALERAGRLASSPGARGARLLEAAECGWISGQGQRALTLLEQAGEPGSPDLVARAGHLHGTIAVRTGSIPEAIKVFSSAAQHVQASHPDAAAELWADAVTAALTAADTRFLRVAATALTELEPRLTDARSRILGALATGMALTLTGGGGADRIRASVHHLATSDTLRADPMRAQWLVLGPLFLREEGRYRALVQEALTETRAAAAIGELAHLLWLVALDDAASDGWSRADSEFQESVALARELGHTTDLALALAGLASLDARMGRGPACREHAVEAIGLCAEKDIVIGRVWARLALGELELGAGRAEEALVELDQVDAILSESGLQDMDIHPGPARVEALMRLGRVDEATRVGQELHRLSTAKGQAWALARAERALGMVAEGEAADEHFAMAAQLHDGTPDQFEAALTALAHGASLRRRRRRRDARVLLRAALEGFEQLGAAQRAEQAAVELTATGETAQRRGASKLTTLTAQERQIAELLSEGQTTRAAATALFLSPKTVEYHLRHVYTKLGVRSRAELTEALAEH
- a CDS encoding alpha/beta fold hydrolase gives rise to the protein MAGLSDQTDTAVEPATTGVTVRDGVDLAWQTYGTGPRTLLLLPTWQIFDSRFWKAQVGYLSRHFRVVTFDGRGTGASGRPTGASAYSNDECAADVTAVLNATGTERAVLVALSCAASWAIQTAADHPDRVDGVFALSPSCGVSVSQPVRDAHAFDERLDPTQGWAKYNRYYWTEGDFADFRDFFFHQMFTEPHSTKQLEDALRWSEQTDPQTLVDANLGRLGCDGVVCRSIDEAAQRVTCPVLVVHGTDDRVRSDAVGRRIAELTGGRLVLIEGGGHGLMSRSPVQINRLIHEFATSACAPVIGSTDRPTEPTTWTFAPSRRRRVLYLSSPIGLGHAARDLAVVQELRRLEPDIEVDWLAQHPVTRVLEAAGERVHPASAWLASESTHVEHESGEHDLHAFQAIRRMDAILVHNFMVFQDLVADEHYDLVVGDEAWDVDYFLHENPELKTFNFAWMTDFVGWLPMPDGGPEEAALTADYNAEMIEQRARFARVRDRSIFVGSPEDVVPDSFGDGLPQIPDWMGKNFDFAGYVTGFDPAALPDRAELRHQLGMPQDERVCVVTVGGTGVGRPLLERVLDAVPLARRAAPDLRFIVVTGPRIDPRSLPRRRGVNVRGFLPDLYRHLAASDLAVVQGGLTTCMELTAGRRPFVYVPLRHHFEQNFHVRHRLERYGAGRHLPYEEAADPDALAAAVLTELDRVVDYRPVETDGAARAAAMLADLL